In one window of Larus michahellis chromosome 10, bLarMic1.1, whole genome shotgun sequence DNA:
- the TMEM40 gene encoding transmembrane protein 40 isoform X1, whose protein sequence is MACWGQRCAHPALGSRPTAQPSELSNDRTEEHTVSKEKYKPGPAMENLNVPFPDLTEEQQDVFQRVFTADANYLEHHEKTNQSFWESLVKYLATTDPPILKTEEKNNLLNSCRVLPGGCTACLKAIEKKGGRAMAVLYLLLKTTNPAGYRQLPSSKGKDEKLKLLKRLERNLMLSQGEKNDESSSHEFTDEDTRDSDEEDLGRQKTEGQLLGGIPAEVVPYRDSEITRREEDSIADAYDDENTRLHQCTVRWMGIRKDDEFFHFVILCFAIGALLICYYYYKDWTVSLGIGLITFASLETTGIYFGLVYRLRSVLDSFVPLIDKFRPAGNSDLADCIPVPCTFLSPSFWSSLKTSLSKLQFPIFFS, encoded by the exons ATGGCGTGCTGGGGCCAGCGCTGCGCACACCCTGCGCTGGGATCCCGACCCACCGCACAGCCCTCAG agctttccaacgaccgCACAGAGGAGCACACAGTGAGTAAGGAGAAATACAAACCAG GCCCAGCAATGGAGAACTTGAATGTCCCGTTCCCTGATCTTACTGAAGAACAGCAAG ACGTTTTCCAGAGGGTTTTTACTGCTGATGCCAATTACTTGGAGCATCATGAGAAAACGAACCAGTCCTTCTGGGAGTCACTTGTAAAATATTTAGCCACCACTGACCCACCTAtcctgaagactgaagaaaagaacaaT CTCCTGAACAGCTGCAGGGTCCTGCCTGGAGGCTGTACAGCCTGCCTGAAAGCCATAGAGAAGAAAGGAGGCCGGGCGATGGCTGTTCTTTACCTCTTGCTGAAGACAACCAATCCAGCGGGATACAGGCAGCTGCCCAGCTCCAAGGGAAAGG atgaaaaattgaAACTCCTGAAGAGATTGGAAAGGAATCTCATGCtttcacaaggggaaaaaaatgatgaaagcTCATCCCATGAGTTCACGGATGAAGATACACGAg ACAGTGATGAGGAAGATTTAGGAAGACAGAAGACCGAAGGGCAATTACTTGGAG GCATACCAGCAGAGGTTGTTCCCTACAGAGATTCAG AGATTACCAGAAGAGAAGAAGATTCCATTGCAGATG cCTATGACGACGAGAACACTCGCCTCCATCAGTGTACGGTACGGTGGATGGGCATACGGAAGgatg ATGAATTCTTTCATTTTGTCATTCTTTGCTTTGCGATTGGAGCTTTACTAATTTGCTACTACTACTACAAAG ATTGGACTGTTTCTCTCGGGATCGGTTTAATCACCTTTGCTTCCCTGGAAACCACTGGGATATACTTTGGTCTAG TGTATCGACTTCGGAGCGTACTTGACAGCTTTGTTCCTCTGATTGACAAGTTCAGGCCAGCAGGTAATAGTGATCTTGCTGACTGCATTCCTGTGCCCTGCACCTTCCTGAGCCCTTCATTTTGGTCAAGTCTTAAGACCAGCTTATCTAAATTACAATTTCCAATcttcttttcttaa
- the TMEM40 gene encoding transmembrane protein 40 isoform X2 has product MACWGQRCAHPALGSRPTAQPSELSNDRTEEHTVSKEKYKPGPAMENLNVPFPDLTEEQQDVFQRVFTADANYLEHHEKTNQSFWESLVKYLATTDPPILKTEEKNNLLNSCRVLPGGCTACLKAIEKKGGRAMAVLYLLLKTTNPAGYRQLPSSKGKDEKLKLLKRLERNLMLSQGEKNDESSSHEFTDEDTRDSDEEDLGRQKTEGQLLGGIPAEVVPYRDSEITRREEDSIADAYDDENTRLHQCTVRWMGIRKDDEFFHFVILCFAIGALLICYYYYKDWTVSLGIGLITFASLETTGIYFGLVYRLRSVLDSFVPLIDKFRPAGMRKAA; this is encoded by the exons ATGGCGTGCTGGGGCCAGCGCTGCGCACACCCTGCGCTGGGATCCCGACCCACCGCACAGCCCTCAG agctttccaacgaccgCACAGAGGAGCACACAGTGAGTAAGGAGAAATACAAACCAG GCCCAGCAATGGAGAACTTGAATGTCCCGTTCCCTGATCTTACTGAAGAACAGCAAG ACGTTTTCCAGAGGGTTTTTACTGCTGATGCCAATTACTTGGAGCATCATGAGAAAACGAACCAGTCCTTCTGGGAGTCACTTGTAAAATATTTAGCCACCACTGACCCACCTAtcctgaagactgaagaaaagaacaaT CTCCTGAACAGCTGCAGGGTCCTGCCTGGAGGCTGTACAGCCTGCCTGAAAGCCATAGAGAAGAAAGGAGGCCGGGCGATGGCTGTTCTTTACCTCTTGCTGAAGACAACCAATCCAGCGGGATACAGGCAGCTGCCCAGCTCCAAGGGAAAGG atgaaaaattgaAACTCCTGAAGAGATTGGAAAGGAATCTCATGCtttcacaaggggaaaaaaatgatgaaagcTCATCCCATGAGTTCACGGATGAAGATACACGAg ACAGTGATGAGGAAGATTTAGGAAGACAGAAGACCGAAGGGCAATTACTTGGAG GCATACCAGCAGAGGTTGTTCCCTACAGAGATTCAG AGATTACCAGAAGAGAAGAAGATTCCATTGCAGATG cCTATGACGACGAGAACACTCGCCTCCATCAGTGTACGGTACGGTGGATGGGCATACGGAAGgatg ATGAATTCTTTCATTTTGTCATTCTTTGCTTTGCGATTGGAGCTTTACTAATTTGCTACTACTACTACAAAG ATTGGACTGTTTCTCTCGGGATCGGTTTAATCACCTTTGCTTCCCTGGAAACCACTGGGATATACTTTGGTCTAG TGTATCGACTTCGGAGCGTACTTGACAGCTTTGTTCCTCTGATTGACAAGTTCAGGCCAGCAG GTATGAGGAAAGCTGCCTAG
- the TMEM40 gene encoding transmembrane protein 40 isoform X4, translating into MENLNVPFPDLTEEQQDVFQRVFTADANYLEHHEKTNQSFWESLVKYLATTDPPILKTEEKNNLLNSCRVLPGGCTACLKAIEKKGGRAMAVLYLLLKTTNPAGYRQLPSSKGKDEKLKLLKRLERNLMLSQGEKNDESSSHEFTDEDTRDSDEEDLGRQKTEGQLLGGIPAEVVPYRDSEITRREEDSIADAYDDENTRLHQCTVRWMGIRKDDEFFHFVILCFAIGALLICYYYYKDWTVSLGIGLITFASLETTGIYFGLVYRLRSVLDSFVPLIDKFRPAGMRKAA; encoded by the exons ATGGAGAACTTGAATGTCCCGTTCCCTGATCTTACTGAAGAACAGCAAG ACGTTTTCCAGAGGGTTTTTACTGCTGATGCCAATTACTTGGAGCATCATGAGAAAACGAACCAGTCCTTCTGGGAGTCACTTGTAAAATATTTAGCCACCACTGACCCACCTAtcctgaagactgaagaaaagaacaaT CTCCTGAACAGCTGCAGGGTCCTGCCTGGAGGCTGTACAGCCTGCCTGAAAGCCATAGAGAAGAAAGGAGGCCGGGCGATGGCTGTTCTTTACCTCTTGCTGAAGACAACCAATCCAGCGGGATACAGGCAGCTGCCCAGCTCCAAGGGAAAGG atgaaaaattgaAACTCCTGAAGAGATTGGAAAGGAATCTCATGCtttcacaaggggaaaaaaatgatgaaagcTCATCCCATGAGTTCACGGATGAAGATACACGAg ACAGTGATGAGGAAGATTTAGGAAGACAGAAGACCGAAGGGCAATTACTTGGAG GCATACCAGCAGAGGTTGTTCCCTACAGAGATTCAG AGATTACCAGAAGAGAAGAAGATTCCATTGCAGATG cCTATGACGACGAGAACACTCGCCTCCATCAGTGTACGGTACGGTGGATGGGCATACGGAAGgatg ATGAATTCTTTCATTTTGTCATTCTTTGCTTTGCGATTGGAGCTTTACTAATTTGCTACTACTACTACAAAG ATTGGACTGTTTCTCTCGGGATCGGTTTAATCACCTTTGCTTCCCTGGAAACCACTGGGATATACTTTGGTCTAG TGTATCGACTTCGGAGCGTACTTGACAGCTTTGTTCCTCTGATTGACAAGTTCAGGCCAGCAG GTATGAGGAAAGCTGCCTAG
- the TMEM40 gene encoding transmembrane protein 40 isoform X3 translates to MENLNVPFPDLTEEQQDVFQRVFTADANYLEHHEKTNQSFWESLVKYLATTDPPILKTEEKNNLLNSCRVLPGGCTACLKAIEKKGGRAMAVLYLLLKTTNPAGYRQLPSSKGKDEKLKLLKRLERNLMLSQGEKNDESSSHEFTDEDTRDSDEEDLGRQKTEGQLLGGIPAEVVPYRDSEITRREEDSIADAYDDENTRLHQCTVRWMGIRKDDEFFHFVILCFAIGALLICYYYYKDWTVSLGIGLITFASLETTGIYFGLVYRLRSVLDSFVPLIDKFRPAGNSDLADCIPVPCTFLSPSFWSSLKTSLSKLQFPIFFS, encoded by the exons ATGGAGAACTTGAATGTCCCGTTCCCTGATCTTACTGAAGAACAGCAAG ACGTTTTCCAGAGGGTTTTTACTGCTGATGCCAATTACTTGGAGCATCATGAGAAAACGAACCAGTCCTTCTGGGAGTCACTTGTAAAATATTTAGCCACCACTGACCCACCTAtcctgaagactgaagaaaagaacaaT CTCCTGAACAGCTGCAGGGTCCTGCCTGGAGGCTGTACAGCCTGCCTGAAAGCCATAGAGAAGAAAGGAGGCCGGGCGATGGCTGTTCTTTACCTCTTGCTGAAGACAACCAATCCAGCGGGATACAGGCAGCTGCCCAGCTCCAAGGGAAAGG atgaaaaattgaAACTCCTGAAGAGATTGGAAAGGAATCTCATGCtttcacaaggggaaaaaaatgatgaaagcTCATCCCATGAGTTCACGGATGAAGATACACGAg ACAGTGATGAGGAAGATTTAGGAAGACAGAAGACCGAAGGGCAATTACTTGGAG GCATACCAGCAGAGGTTGTTCCCTACAGAGATTCAG AGATTACCAGAAGAGAAGAAGATTCCATTGCAGATG cCTATGACGACGAGAACACTCGCCTCCATCAGTGTACGGTACGGTGGATGGGCATACGGAAGgatg ATGAATTCTTTCATTTTGTCATTCTTTGCTTTGCGATTGGAGCTTTACTAATTTGCTACTACTACTACAAAG ATTGGACTGTTTCTCTCGGGATCGGTTTAATCACCTTTGCTTCCCTGGAAACCACTGGGATATACTTTGGTCTAG TGTATCGACTTCGGAGCGTACTTGACAGCTTTGTTCCTCTGATTGACAAGTTCAGGCCAGCAGGTAATAGTGATCTTGCTGACTGCATTCCTGTGCCCTGCACCTTCCTGAGCCCTTCATTTTGGTCAAGTCTTAAGACCAGCTTATCTAAATTACAATTTCCAATcttcttttcttaa